A region of the Pseudoprevotella muciniphila genome:
AGCCTCATCAGCATGGTATCGTGTCGCCCGAGACGTATGGTCTGACGCATGTATCGATGAAGGCATTCGCAGAGGGTGCCGTTTCATATAACCGACAGAGCGACAAATACACCTTCAGCATCAGCAAGAAGGTTGTAAACTATGCTGCCGCTGCTGTAGTATCTGCTTTCTTCTTTCTCGGTTGGGCAGTCCCCATGCAGAAGGGCGATGTCAATGTAGGGCATCAGCAGGCACAGGTTTTGGGCAGCGGCTTCAACTGGGGTAACACAGATGATCATACGCGCACTGCAAAAGTGAACGTAAAAGTTCCGGAGAAAGCAAAAAAATCAGCACAAGTTGCGGCTTCTGCACCTGTATCCTCTCCTGTTCCGGCGTCTGCTGCACCAAAGCCAGCAGTTACTGCCCAAGACACACCTACAGCGCAAGAAGCAAATGCCGAAAAAGGTGGATTCACCATCGTTGTGTCATGCGGTTTGCCACAGAAATATGCCGACCTCCTCATCAGCAACCTGCAGAAAGACGGGCTAAACGAAGCCAAGACAGAGGCTGAGGGTAAATACATGAACGTTGTTTACGGCAATTACGCAAGCCGTGCAGAAGCAGAGGCCTTCCTGAAACAAGTGGCAGGCAACAAGCGTTTCAAGCATGCACAGGTAAAGGAGCAATAGTTCATCACTCTGAATATTAGTAAACAAAAGGACTTGCCTTATTGTCAGAAGACGAACGAGCAAGTCCTTTATCATTTATAAACAGAACGATTTTCCAATTTTTATAAACAACTTCGAAATGAGAAGAATATTTTCCATCTGCGTCTTAGCCGTAATTCTGTTTTCATCGGACATAATGGCTCAAAAACTTGTAGTAAGAGACAACGAAGGTATTGGCATTCCACTGGCTTCTGTACTGACAGAGGACGGTATCCTGATCGGTACTACCGACCTAGACGGTGTGCTGCCCGATGTGAATGGTGCGAAGCGCGTGAGAATTACCCATATCGCTTACAAGCCGCAGATGGTTACTGTTGCATCGCTAAA
Encoded here:
- a CDS encoding HU domain-containing protein, whose product is MNEISRHLVKLLLDHNCVIIPDLGGFIAQYIPAEYREDDYTYQPPQRIVSFNQELTLNDGLLIQSLMQTYDTTFPETLKMLEDAVIDMKEELYEKGELDLVGVGVLRLNLEGNYEFEPHQHGIVSPETYGLTHVSMKAFAEGAVSYNRQSDKYTFSISKKVVNYAAAAVVSAFFFLGWAVPMQKGDVNVGHQQAQVLGSGFNWGNTDDHTRTAKVNVKVPEKAKKSAQVAASAPVSSPVPASAAPKPAVTAQDTPTAQEANAEKGGFTIVVSCGLPQKYADLLISNLQKDGLNEAKTEAEGKYMNVVYGNYASRAEAEAFLKQVAGNKRFKHAQVKEQ